Proteins found in one Falco rusticolus isolate bFalRus1 chromosome W, bFalRus1.pri, whole genome shotgun sequence genomic segment:
- the LOC119140818 gene encoding RNA-binding E3 ubiquitin-protein ligase MEX3C-like, which produces MPSGSTAAASPIAESLRLPSHYPPLPLLQQRLAGLGLRDHGLPTAGGGEGGAARRQARRRRPGLVPLPDPPGELGPGDEEEAAGDEGDLELEEEELLAGEEEEDPAALLLSLPSQPLPLLPALGSVLLSPSFDAQEAAEALCGADDPQGVMAAMLSHTYGGGLGGDGAAGLNGEQAALLRRKSVNTTECVPVPSSEHVAEIVGRQGCKIKALRAKTNTYIKTPVRGEEPIFVVTGRKEDVAMAKREILSAAEHFSMIRASRNKNSPALGGLPCTPNLPGQTTVQVRVPYCVVGLVVGPKGATIKRIQQQTHTYIVTPSRDKEPVFEVTGMPENVDRAREEIEMHIAMRTGNYIELNEENDFHYNGTDVSFEGGTLGSVWLASNPVPPSCTRMISNYRNDSSSSLGSGSTDSYFGSNRLADFGPMSPFGTGNFWFGEALPSVGTEDLAVDSPAYDSLPMPSQTFWTPFEPVNPLSGFGSDPASNAKPQRRGSQPSTPCLSPTFPESLDHLLARRVRSDLPSTGHQAGLPIYIPAFSNGTNSYSSSNGGSTSSSPPESRRKHDCVICFESEVIAALVPCGHNLFCMECANKICEKETPSCPVCQTAVTQAIQIHS; this is translated from the exons ATGCCGAGTGGCAGCACCGCTGCGGCCTCCCCCATTGCCGAATCGCTGCGCCTCCCCTCGCACTACCCGCCACTGCCGCTGCTCCAGCAGCGCCTGGCCGGGCTCGGTCTCCGCGATCACGGCCTGCCCACCGCCGGTGGCGGAGAGGGGGGTGCGGCTCGGCGGCaagcccggcggcggcggccgggcttGGTGCCGCTGCCTGATCCTCCCGGAGAGCTGGGGCCTGGCGAtgaggaggaggcggcgggcgATGAGGGAGACCTGGagttggaggaggaggagctgctggcgggggaggaggaggaggacccGGCCGcgctgctgctctccttgccCTCCCAGCCGCTCCCGCTGCTGCCGGCGCTGGGTTCCGTCCTGCTCTCGCCCTCCTTCGATGCGCAGGAGGCGGCGGAGGCGCTCTGCGGGGCGGACGATCCTCAGGGCGTGATGGCGGCGATGCTGTCCCACACCTACGGCGGCGGCCTGGGCGGCGACGGGGCGGCGGGCCTCAACGGCGAGCAGGCGGCCTTGCTGCGCCGAAAGAGCGTCAACACCACCGAGTGCGTGCCCGTGCCCAGCTCCGAGCATGTGGCCGAGATCGTGGGTCGTCAGG gttgcaaaataaaagcactaaGGGCCAAGACAAATACTTACATTAAGACCCCCGTTCGTGGAGAAGAGCCCATCTTTGTCGTCACTGGACGAAAAGAGGACGTAGCCATGGCCAAAAGGGAAATTCTGTCAGCTGCTGAACACTTCTCCATGATCAGAGCATCACGCAACAAGAACAGCCCTGCCCTTGGAGGTTTGCCATGTACCCCCAACCTGCCAGGTCAGACGACAGTCCAAGTCAGGGTGCCTTACTGTGTAGTTGGGCTAGTGGTTGGACCAAAAGGAGCTACAATCAAAAGAATTCAGCAGCAGACCCATACCTACATAGTCACTCCCAGCAGAGACAAGGAGCCTGTCTTCGAAGTCACGGGAATGCCCGAAAACGTTGACCGTGCACGCGAGGAGATAGAGATGCATATAGCCATGCGTACTGGGAACTACATTGAGCTGAACGAAGAGAATGATTTCCATTACAATGGTACTGACGTGAGCTTCGAAGGTGGCACTCTTGGGTCTGTGTGGCTTGCTTCTAATCCTGTCCCTCCTAGCTGCACCAGAATGATTTCTAATTATAGAAATGACAGCTCCAGCTCCTTGGGAAGTGGCTCCACAGATTCCTATTTTGGAAGCAATAGATTGGCTGACTTCGGCCCCATGAGTCCGTTCGGCACGGGCAACTTCTGGTTTGGAGAAGCACTGCCTTCGGTGGGCACGGAAGACCTTGCGGTCGACTCTCCTGCATATGACTCCTTACCGATGCCTTCCCAAACCTTTTGGACTCCTTTTGAACCTGTAAACCCTCTCTCTGGCTTTGGTAGCGACCCTGCTAGTAATGCCAAGCCTCAGCGCCGAGGGAGCCAGCCATCTACTCCTTGCCTGTCACCCACATTTCCGGAAAGTCTCGATCACCTGCTGGCTAGGAGAGTGAGGAGTGACCTGCCTAGCACCGGCCACCAAGCTGGCCTTCCCATATACATCCCTGCTTTTTCCAATGGTACCAACAGCTATTCCTCTTCCAACGGTGGCTCCACATCCAGCTCGCCCCCCGAGTCGAGACGGAAGCATGACTGCGTGATCTGCTTTGAGAGTGAAGTCATTGCAGCCCTGGTCCCCTGCGGCCACAATCTCTTCTGCATGGAGTGTGCCAACAAAATCTGTGAAAAGGAAACTCCATCATGTCCCGTTTGCCAGACAGCTGTTACTCAAGCAATCCAAATTCACTCTTAA